In one window of Sciurus carolinensis chromosome X, mSciCar1.2, whole genome shotgun sequence DNA:
- the LOC124971648 gene encoding heterogeneous nuclear ribonucleoprotein A3-like, with amino-acid sequence MDSTKEVLQKFEEGISKQDSLRIQDPQTKRSRGFGFVTYSCVEEVDAAMCARPHKVDRRVVEPKRAVSREDSVKPGAHLTVKKIFVGGIKEDTEEYNLRDYFEKYGKIETIEVMEDRQSGKKRGFAFATFDDHDTVDKIVVQKYHTINGHNCEVKKVLSKQEMQSAGSQRGRGGGSGNFMGRGGNFGGGRGNFGRGGNFGGRGGYGGGGGGSRGSYGGGDGRYNGFGGDGGNYGGGPGYSSRGGYGSGGPGYGNQGGGYGGGGGGYDGYNEGGNFGGGNYGGGGNYNDFGNYSGQQQSNYGPMKGGSFGGRSSGSPYGGGYGSGGGSGGYGSRRF; translated from the coding sequence AATCCAAGACCCCCAAACAAAACGTTCCAGGGGCTTTGGTTTTGTGACTTACTCTTGTGTTGAAGAGGTGGATGCAGCAATGTGTGCTCGGCCACACAAGGTTGATAGGCGTGTAGTGGAACCAAAGAGAGCTGTTTCTAGAGAGGATTCTGTAAAGCCGGGTGCCCATCTAACGGTGAAGAAAATTTTTGTTGGTGGTATTAAAGAAGATACAGAAGAATATAATTTGAGAGATTACTTTGAAAAGTATGGCAAGATTGAAACCATAGAAGTTATGGAAGACAGGCAGAGTGGGAAAAAGAGAGGATTTGCTTTTGCAACTTTTGATGATCATGATACAGTTGACAAAATTGTTGTTCAGAAATACCACACTATTAATGGGCATAATTGTGAAGTGAAAAAGGTCCTTTCTAAACAAGAGATGCAGTCTGCTGGATCACAAAGAGGTCGTGGTGGTGGATCTGGCAACTTTATGGGTCGTGGAGGAAACTTTGGAGGTGGTAGAGGTAACTTTGGCCGTGGTGGAAACTTTGGTGGAAGAGGAGGctatggtggtggaggtggtggcagcAGAGGTAGTTATGGAGGAGGTGATGGTAGATATAATGGATTTGGAGGTGATGGTGGCAACTATGGCGGTGGTCCTGGTTATAGTAGTAGAGGAGGCTATGGTAGTGGTGGACCAGGATATGGAAACCAAGGTGGTGGAtatggtggtggaggaggaggatatGATGGTTACAATGAAGGAGGAAATTTTGGTGGTGGTAACTATGGTGGTGGTGGGAACTATAATGATTTTGGAAATTACAGTGGACAACAGCAATCAAATTATGGACCCATGAAGGGGGGCAGTTTTGGTGGAAGAAGCTCTGGCAGTCCCTATGGTGGTGGTTATGGATCTGGTGGTGGAAGTGGTGGATATGGTAGCAGAAGGttttaa